In Vanacampus margaritifer isolate UIUO_Vmar chromosome 9, RoL_Vmar_1.0, whole genome shotgun sequence, the following proteins share a genomic window:
- the scgn gene encoding secretagogin, with product MDSAFDKLDAAGFLEIWQHFDADDNGYIEGKELDEFFRHMMKKLGPKEKVTEERVQRLKQRFMSAYDVSADGKLQIQELANMILPETENFLLIFHREAPLDNSVDFMQIWRKYDVDCSGYISAQELKAFLKDLFQQHGRKVSPDKLEEYTDTMMKIFDKNKDGRLDLNDLARILALEENFLLQFQLDAGSKAERKRDFEKIFDHYDVNKTGALEGVEVDGFVKDMMELARPNLTGPDLDKLRKVVLRHCDVNKDGKIQKNELSLCLGVKP from the exons ATGGACAGTGCCTTTGACAAGCTGGACGCTGCCGGTTTCTTGGAGATCTGGCAGCACTTTGATGCAGATG aCAACGGCTACATTGAAGGCAAGGAGCTGGATGAGTTTTTCCGTCACATGATGAAGAAACTGGGGCCAAAG GAGAAAGTGACTGAAGAGCGCGTCCAGAGGCTGAAGCAGAGGTTCATGTCCGCCTACGACGTCTCCGCTGATGGCAAACTACAGATCCAGGAG cTGGCTAACATGATCCTACCTGAGACGGAGAACTTCCTGTTGATCTTCCACAGGGAAGCTCCACTTGACAACAGTGTCGACTTTATGCAG ATCTGGAGGAAATACGACGTGGACTGCAGCGGCTACATTTCAGCTCAGGAGCTGAAG gctttccTGAAAGACCTGTTCCAACAGCATGGTCGTAAAGTGTCACCTGACAAGCTGGAGGAATACACGGACACAATG ATGAAAATCTTTGACAAGAACAAAGATGGCCGTTTGGACCTCAACGACTTGGCCAG GATCTTGGCTTTAGAAGAGAATTTTCTGCTCCAGTTCCAGTTGGAC GCCGGCAGTAAAGCGGAGAGGAAGCGAGATTTTGAGAAGATTTTTGATCATTATGACGTT AACAAGACTGGAGCTTTGGAGGGCGTAGAGGTGGACGGCTTTGTCAAAGATATGATGGAACTGGCCAGG CCCAACCTCACGGGTCCCGATCTCGACAAGCTGCGAAAAGTTGTGTTGCGTCACTGTGACGTCAACAAGGACGGCAAGATTCAGAAAAACGAGCTCTCGCTGTGTCTCGGGGTGAAGCCTTAG